GCAGCAAgtaaaaaattttgattttttttaaccaacCGTAgcacctttttttcttttttttctttctttctttctttcttcctttctttctttctttttttttcaattttctttttaaCCACGGTTAGCCAAAAATAAGGTGTTTATATACTGCTCAAAATATTTAGTAACAAGTGCAAAGCCCAAGAGCAAACCTATAGCTAGTCTCAAATAGGATCAATGTATTAAGTTGTATGCACTAGCCAGTTGTACATAAAAGCCTAAGCTGATAGGGAAAGGCGGGCCattcactttatacactccAACACTCCCCCTCACGCGAGAACCCCTCAAGTCTCAAGCGTGGAATATTGGAGTGGGCAATTCACTTTTATTTAATTGCACGCCAGCCAGGATTCAAACTCGAGACCTCTGACCCTGATACCATATTAAGTTGCATGAACTAGCCAGTTgtgaaagtgcattaatccccctagtgggttttggtgattaactacaaatgtggttaagggactaatgagttcATTGAGTTACTTTCAGGTGTATTAGTccaaggtgtggaagatggatgccTTGAGACCCCCcaaaagtacaaaataaaaGCGGAACGGAACTCGGGAAGTGCATAGAATTGTTTATTTATCGCAATCGAGTTTTCAGGAAAAatcgtactattaagaggggttccaggtgatgctctgagatatgtcatgtgctcttagtgtgaaccaagtATCAAGTTTCCCTATGAGTCATTCTTgccaatactccatctgtccaaaaTTGCAAGTctggaacttcctgtcttccaggtccggaagttccggtcttgtgAAAAAGATTTTCCTAAGTGTAGTCTGGAAATTCCTGTCTTctaggtccggaacttcctgtctagtttccagttcaaaattgtgagtaacggctagatgacgtcacctagccgttatacataACCAGCTCGTTCTTTTGGCCATTTCACTTTCACTTTTCAAAAGTAGAGCTGTTGCTAGCCTTTCCCAagtgtttcttgccttctccactcaatctagagcctaattcttgtgagaaagagagattgagagagagagaagaagatttggagatgtgtgaagactaggatcttgggtgagcacttggaatatctcgtggGCTATCATCTtggtgcttattactcttgtaaatgatctcctagacggttaggtgtcgcccgcgaggatccgttgcatattgtggatgtcctgggtaagtttgtgaaggatctcctctcctccgaaagggaacgaggtaagttaatgaagttcttgtgctaagattctagaggctttccaagtagagcaacccacacttgtggcggatttctagaagtaggttgagttggatcttggtggccaCTCAATTAtagaaatttgcctaggggtgtttggggttgaaggctgtggatttcctctggggtttttgcacaagtgaggcaaggggttaatcgagacccagccctttggagctcctcaacggaaagtaggatcgcaagatccgaacttcgggaaaaaattgctcttgtctctttctgtgatgtttctgtggatGTTTCTGTGATCTATCAtctgcttagaatacctgtgcatcatcttgtgaagattggcttagtctcctgtttcgaaatttgaatttcatccTTTGTTACGTTACCCAGAAGTTCCTGTCCTAaaacaccggaagttccgggcctggcagaccggaagttccggtgttccttaccaggaagttccgggtctatttgaattttaccgctgcgatttgttttcaagttttcagggacagcctattcacccctCCTCTAGGCTTCGTCAGCACGTTCAATTAGTATTAGAGCAAGGTACTCTTGATTCAAGCTTCACCGCTTGGAGTGATCCACAATGTCGCATCTAGAGGGAACCGAAGGGTTGGATGACAAGGGAGACGCTTCTAGCACCAAGGATACTGGACCCAAGGGAGCTACTATTCACTTTGATTACAACAAACTTAATGTTCCTCCTCACAACTTTGTCTCCGTGCCTTCCGGGCGTGCTCCTCAATTTGATGGGACACATTACGCCGCTTGGAAGCACAAGATGAAGTTGCATTTAATCTCGTTGCATCCAAGTATTTGGAAAGTTGTTTGTACAGGTATTGATGTACCCCATGATGACATGGAGCTCACCTCGGAGCAAGAGCAACTCATCCACTGCAATGCTCAAGCTTCCAATGCAATTCTCTCTGCCTTGAGTCTGGAGGAGTTCAACAAGGTTGATGGACTTGAGGAGGCCAAGGAGATATGGGATATTTTGCAATTGGCTCATGAGGGATCACCCGCCGTTCGTGAGGCCAAGATTGAATTGTTGGAAGGAAGGCTTGGAAGATTTGTGATGGATGACAAGAAGACACCTCAAGAGATGTATGATAGAATGATGATCCTTGTCAACAAGATCAAAGGACTTGGGAGTAAGGACATGACAAATCACTTTGTGGTCAAGAGACTTCTCCGTGCTTTTGATCCAAGAAATCCCACTCTTGTATCAATGATACGGGAAAAGAAAAACTTTAAGAGGCTCACCCCAAGTGATATTCTTGGAAGAATTGTGTCTCATGAGAtgcaagaagaggaagctcGTGAAGTAAGGCAAATGGTGAAGAATGCCGCCATGATCAAAAATCAAGAAGTGGCTTTGAaggcaaaacaagaagaagagtcaagttgtgaagaaagtgaagatgaagagaTGGCTTTTATTGTCAAGAGATTCAAGCACTTTCTTCGCAAGAGTGGCTATGGCAAAGGGAGGAAGGATGATGACAAGGGAAAGAGGCAATCAAAGAGAGCTTGCTTCAATTGTGGCGAATATGGCCACTTCATTGCCGATTGTCCTAAGTCAAATGAAGCTAAGGCTAAGGGAGGCAAGAAGAAGCCGGAGCGTGCTCATGTGACAGAGGTAAACATGGCGGAGGTGTGGTACTCCAGAGATGAAGAAGATCCCGAggtcaagcccaagcccaagctaaaagacaaggttgaaggagaaggtggtgaTGCTACCGTCGCCTTCAAGTCATCCTCTTCAAGCAAGCAGCGTCTCTTCAACAACTTGAGCGATGACGAGACGACTCCTACCACTACTCATGTTTCATGGCCCAAGGCCGCAAGGAGATGACTCAAAAGCCCTCTCACACTtctcttgatgttgattctagtgatgaggaaagtgataatgaattagatgatgtgcttaagagctttagcaaacccgctatgcaacatttggctaagttaatgagagctttggatagtaaagaacaatcactcgaaaggcaagaagaattgcttattcttgagaagaaaagaaaccttgccttagaggagagcttagctaaagaatgtgctaaaaatgaacaactaGCTAATGAGCTTAATTTGGCTAATGGTTCTCTAGCTAGCCTTAGGGATGTCAATGAAACTCTTCAAGAGAAATTTGCTAATTTAGACAAAAGTCATAAAGATCTTGACGTTCAATTTGACACTCTTTGGAATAGCACTTCTCAACCAAATGTGGTTTCTAATTCTTCCAACCCATCTACTAGCAATGGTTGTGCTAGGTGCTACAACATTGATTTGAACTCTTGTACTACTAATGTTGATGCTATGCAAGCTCTTAAGAAAGAGAATGAGAGGTTGGGCACATTGGTGAAATATGGATGCATAAAGACGTACCATTCAAAAGATGCCCTTTACAAGACCATCACCGCTCATCCTAACAAGGATGGACACGGACTCGGGTTTTCAGGTGGAAGTCCTGTGTCTAAGCGTGTGATGGTAAATGGGAAAGAATGCTTGATGTTTGTGAGAGAAGGTAAAACTCCACAAGCAAGTGAGGAGACTCGTCCCTTCAGTGGTCAacacccggaagttccggacaaAATGATCGGAAGTTCCTGCCCTgtaagacaggaagttccggacattttgacaggaagttccgggcttCTGATAGGCCGAAGGGGCTGACCAGAAGTTCCGGGTATAAtaccaggaagttccggccaGAGGGTCTTTACTATGATTCATATGTAATTTCCAATAATTCAGAGGGCAAGGTGGTTGCTTACTTTAACGGGAATTACAATGATGAGTACCACACTTGTGTGTGGGTGCCTAAGGCTTTGGTAACTAACATCAAGGGACCCAAACTTAGATAAGTTTGGGTTCCTAAATCCCAAGCTTGATTTCTTTTGTAGGCATACTCCTCCGATGGCTCAAATTGGGTTGTGGACAGCGGCTGCACCAATCATATGACGGGAGAGAGGAGTATGTTTACCAGTCTTGATGAGGAGGGTGGAAGTCGTGAAAATATTGTCTTTGGAGATGATGGTAAGGGAAAGGTAATGGGTCTCGGTAAGATTGCCATTTCCAAGAATCAATCTCTATCTAATGTCCTCCTTGTCAATTCATTCAGCTACAATTTATTATCCGTATCTCAATTGTGTAAGTTAGAATTTAATTGCTTGTTTACCGATGTGGATGTGACCGTTTCTAGGCGAGATGACTCATCCATAGCATTCAAGGGTGTGTTAAAGGGTGATCTCTATCTCGTTGATTTCAACGTGGATAGAGTGAATCCGGAGGCATGCTTGATTGCTAAATCCTCTATGGGTTGGCTATGTCACCgtaggctagcccatgttggaatGAGGAATTTGGCATCTCTTCTAAAAGGAGAACACATTCTTGGTTTATCTAATGTTTCTTTTGAGAAGGATCGTGTGTGTAGTGCTTGCCAAGTCGGGAAGCAAGTTGGGAGTCCGCATCCTATCAAAAACATCATGACTACAACAAGACCACTCGAGCTTCTTCATATGGACTTATTTGGGCCCGTGGCCTACATAATCATTGGAGGTAACAAGTATGGTTTTGTCATTGTTAATGATTTTTCTCGCTTCACTTGGGTGTACTTTCTCCATGACAAAAGCAAAGCTCAAGATGTCTTCAAGCGTTTCGCAAAGCAAGCCCAAAACCTCTATGATCTCACTATCAAGAGGGTGCAAAGCGACAGTGGAGGAGAATTCAAGAACACTCAAGTGGAGGAATTTCTTGATGAAGAAGGAATCAAGTACGAGTTCTCCACCCCCTATGATCCTCTCCAAAAAGGCATtgttgaaaggaagaaccgAACCCTCATTGAAGCCGCAAGGGCAATGCTTGATGAGTACAAGACTTCGGATGTCTTTTGGGCGAAGGCCGTGAGTACCGCATGTCATGCCATCAACCGCTTGTATCTCCACAAGATCCTAAAGAAAACTTCATATGAGCTCTTGAGTTGTAAGAAGCCTAATGTTTCATATTTTCGTGTCTTTGGGAGCAAATGCTTTATTTTGAGTAAGAGGCCTCGCTCATCTAAGTTCTCATCTAAGGTGGATGAGGGATTCTTACTTGGCTATGAATCAAATGCACATGCCTATCGTGTCTTCAACAAAACCTCCGGTATTGTTGAAGTCACTAGGGATGTGACATTTGATGAATCTAATGGCTCCCAAGGAGAGCAAGTTGTTGTACATGTTGTAAGTGATGTGGATCCAAGTCAAGCTATAAGTATTAAGGCTATTGGAGACATACGACCAGTCGAGACGCAGGATGACCAAGAAGATAGGGATCAACCTCCGTCATCAACATCCAATAGCCCTACAAGTGTTGTGTCTGCTgagccggaagttccgggtcctATTGACTGGAACATCCGGACATCTCCaggcccggaagttccgggttcTCTAGTCCAGAACCTCCGGACCAGTGGCAGTGAAGACGTGCCAACGGCGCAAGTGAATAGGATCGATGCTGCGGGCACTTTAGAGCATACTGATTAGGCTCAGGTCCATGATTATGTCCAAAGAGATCATCCCGTCGACAACATACTTGGTGACATAAGAAAAGGGTAACTACTCGCTCTCGTGTCGCAAGTTTTTGTCAACACTACTCGTTTGTCTCTTCTTTGGAACCAACCAGGGTGGAAGATGCGCTTGgtgatccggattgggtgatggcTATGCAAGAGGAGTTCAATAACTTCACTCGCAACCAAGTATGGACTTTGATGGAGAGACCCAAGAAAAATGTCATCGGCACCAAGTGGATCTTTCGCAACAAGCAAGATGAACATGGGGTGATTGTAAGGAACAAAGCCCGGTTAGTTGTGCAAGGGTTCACCCAAGTCGAGGGTCTCGATTTTGGTGAAACCTTCAAACCTGTCGCTCGCCTTGAGTCAATTAGAATTCTTTTAGCCTATGCCGCTCACCATGATTTCAGGTTATTTCAAATGGATGTCAATAGTGCCTTTCTCAATGGACCTATCTCGGAGTTGGTCTATGTGGAGCAACCACCGGGGTTCGAGGATCTAAAGTTGCCAAACCAtgtgtacaagctccacaaggcgctctacgggctcaaacaagcccctagagcttggtatgaatgtctccgagattttcttttaacaaatggttttgaaattggaaaggcggatactactctcttcacaaaaaaatttaagagtGATTTATTCATATGCCAAATTTATATCGATGACataatatttggttctactaatgCCTCTTTTTGTGAAGAATTTAGTAGTATCATGACTAAAAGGTTCGAGATGTCTATGATGGGCGAGTTGACCTTCTTCCTCGGGCTACAAGTGAAGCAAGCACAAGAGGGCACCTTCATCTCTTAAACCAAGTACATGAAAGACATACTCAAGAAGTTTGGGATGGCGGATGCCAAACCTATCAAGACACCCATGCCTACTAATGGACACCTAGACCTCGACGATAATGGTAAATGTGTGGACCAAAAGGTATATCGCTCCATGATTGGATCTTTGCTTCACTTATGTGCATCTCGTCCTGACATCATGCTTAGTGTTTCCATGTGTGCCCGTTTTCAAGCGGAGCCTAAAGAGTGCCATTTGATTGCCGTCAAGagaattctaagatatttagttcATACTCCTAATCTTGGCTTGTGGTATCCTAAGGGTTGTGACTTTAAGCTTTTgggctattccgattcggattatgccGGATGTAAGGTTGATAGAAAAAGCACAACCGGGACTTGTCAATTCCTTGGGTggtcccttgtttcttggtccTCCAAGAAGCAAAATTCTATTGCATTATCCACCGCCGAAGCCGAATATGTTGCCGCCGGTTCTTGTTGTGCCCAATTCCATTGGATGAAACAAACCCTAAAAGATTTTGGCTACAACTTCTCCAAGAttccactcctatgtgacaatgagagtGCCATCAAAATAGCCAACAATCCCGTTCAACACTCAAGAACCAAGCACATAGATATTCACCACCACTTCTTGAGAGATCATGAAACTAAAAGAGACATATGCCTTACCCATGTGAGAACCGAGAGCCAATTAGCCGACATTTTCACCAAGCCTTTAGATGAGAAAAGATTTTGCGAGCTTAGGAGTGAGCTCAATATCTTAGACTGTCGTAACATTAGGTGATGGGTGGTTGGCTAATTCATAGCCAAACATGTATCActaaaatgtaaattaaaaaaaatgagcttTTGTGTCTTGAGATCACTTCTTGTGTAGAAGATAGTCTTGATACCAGGAATAAAGCTCAAACATTTCCCCTCTTATCCAAAAACCCTTTTGTGAAAATTTGCgaaaatttttgtgtgtgtttttattgcgaaaatttggtttttatcaCTTTCTTGTGATGTATTTTGACCATTGTTATGAAATGTTGATTGTTGGCTAGTCGTATGCATCATAAGTCTTTGCTTGTCCTTAGTTCTCCAATTCCATTCGTTGTTTTCTCGTCTATTCCTTTGAACTTGGGCCTGACTGCCCTCTGTTCTGTCAGGCCGGAAGTTCCAGCCACCCTAGTCTGGAACTTCCGAGGGACGGGGGTATAAATACCCAGGGGGAGCCCAAGCCTgtcatctctctcctcacttcttcTCCTCCCCGATTCCCAAATCCTAGCCGCCGCTACAGTGCTCCTCTCGGCGATTTCCACTTCCAACCGTGGAAATTTGATTCCTCTCCGTGGAATCAACCACATTGGTGGCTAGGAGGTTCATCCCGCGATCGATTTATGATTTCCTCTCTCAAAGTAGCACTTTTGATCTTCCCTTTTGGTTCATCATGTTTTTGCCCCGATCTCTAAATATGTGAACCCAGGGAGAAAACCTTTTGGATAGAATTGTTCCTGCTACCTTGTAGATTGCCGATCTATAGGATTTTATCACATGCACTGACATTCTCTTGGACCTC
The window above is part of the Oryza sativa Japonica Group chromosome 7, ASM3414082v1 genome. Proteins encoded here:
- the LOC136357426 gene encoding uncharacterized protein; translation: MELTSEQEQLIHCNAQASNAILSALSLEEFNKVDGLEEAKEIWDILQLAHEGSPAVREAKIELLEGRLGRFVMDDKKTPQEMYDRMMILVNKIKGLGSKDMTNHFVVKRLLRAFDPRNPTLVSMIREKKNFKRLTPSDILGRIVSHEMQEEEAREVRQMVKNAAMIKNQEVALKAKQEEESSCEESEDEEMAFIVKRFKHFLRKSGYGKGRKDDDKGKRQSKRACFNCGEYGHFIADCPKSNEAKAKGGKKKPERAHVTEVNMAEVWYSRDEEDPEVKPKPKLKDKVEGEGGDATVAFKSSSSSKQRLFNNLSDDETTPTTTHVSWPKAARR